Proteins encoded within one genomic window of Prauserella marina:
- a CDS encoding beta-ketoacyl-ACP synthase III, giving the protein MSPALTLRQGAAATRILGVGSTQPDTVVTNDDLAKTMDTNDQWIRERVGIVERRFAAKDELLVDMAVTAGAKALADAGTDPSEVDTVIVPNCTMPSPIPNAAAQVADRIGIQAPGAFDINAACAGFCYGLGLASDLVRSGSSRKVLVIGAEKLTDAVDPTDRSTAIIFADGAGAALVGPADEPGIGPVVWGSAGDHVDMIYMRDHRYIHQEGQSVFRWATTQMAPIAIKAVEAAGLSLSDVDVLIPHQANLRIVESIAKRLRAKGAREDLVVADDIRYSGNTSSASIPLALDHMRAAGKVKQGDVVLLVGFGAGLSYAGQVIICP; this is encoded by the coding sequence ATGAGCCCTGCGTTGACGCTGCGGCAGGGAGCCGCGGCGACGCGGATACTGGGCGTCGGCAGTACCCAGCCGGACACGGTCGTCACCAACGACGATCTCGCGAAGACGATGGACACCAACGACCAGTGGATCAGGGAGCGGGTCGGCATCGTCGAACGCCGCTTCGCGGCCAAGGACGAACTGCTGGTCGACATGGCCGTCACCGCGGGAGCGAAGGCGCTGGCCGACGCGGGCACCGATCCGTCCGAAGTGGACACGGTGATCGTGCCCAACTGCACGATGCCCTCCCCCATCCCCAATGCCGCCGCGCAGGTCGCCGACCGGATCGGGATCCAAGCTCCCGGCGCCTTCGACATCAACGCGGCGTGCGCGGGATTCTGCTACGGGCTCGGTCTCGCCTCCGACCTCGTCAGGTCGGGCTCCTCGCGCAAGGTACTGGTGATCGGAGCCGAAAAACTCACCGACGCCGTCGACCCCACCGACCGCTCGACCGCGATCATCTTCGCCGACGGCGCCGGCGCCGCGCTGGTCGGACCCGCGGACGAACCCGGCATCGGCCCCGTGGTATGGGGCAGCGCGGGCGATCACGTGGACATGATCTACATGCGCGATCACCGCTACATCCACCAGGAAGGACAGTCGGTCTTCCGGTGGGCCACCACGCAAATGGCACCAATCGCCATCAAGGCGGTGGAGGCCGCGGGGCTCTCATTGTCCGATGTGGACGTTCTGATCCCGCATCAGGCCAACCTGCGCATCGTCGAGTCGATCGCGAAACGCCTGCGCGCCAAGGGCGCGAGGGAAGATCTGGTCGTCGCCGACGACATCCGGTACTCGGGCAACACCTCGTCGGCTTCCATCCCGCTCGCGCTGGATCACATGCGCGCGGCCGGGAAGGTCAAGCAGGGCGACGTCGTGCTCCTCGTCGGCTTCGGCGCGGGACTGTCCTACGCCGGCCAGGTCATCATCTGCCCGTGA
- a CDS encoding ACP S-malonyltransferase: MIALLCPGQGAQAPGMLSSWLELDGARERLREWSERAGLDLVHLGTEGTAEEIQDTAVAQPLIVAAALLTAEHLPATVPADAPVAGHSVGELAAAAVAGVFTPADAVALAALRGAEMAKACAIEPTSMAAVMLGDPEQVVAWLAGHDLEAANRNGAGQIVASGSAAAIERIVAEPLEGTKVRPLKVAGAFHTRYMAPAEAALRAHTAELAVNDPVRPLLSNADGAVVTGGRDYVDRLVTQVTRPVRWDLTMRGLASLGVTSTVELPPAGTLTGLVKRELKGTVTTFVPLKTPDNLEDVR, encoded by the coding sequence GTGATCGCCCTCCTCTGTCCCGGACAGGGGGCCCAGGCCCCCGGCATGCTCTCGTCATGGCTCGAACTCGACGGCGCCCGCGAGCGCCTGCGTGAGTGGTCGGAGCGGGCAGGGCTCGATCTCGTCCACCTCGGCACGGAGGGCACCGCCGAGGAGATCCAGGACACCGCGGTCGCCCAGCCGCTCATCGTCGCCGCCGCGCTGCTGACCGCCGAGCACCTGCCAGCGACCGTGCCCGCCGACGCCCCCGTCGCCGGACACTCGGTCGGCGAACTCGCCGCCGCCGCCGTCGCCGGTGTCTTCACCCCCGCCGACGCGGTCGCGCTCGCCGCGCTGCGCGGCGCCGAGATGGCGAAGGCCTGCGCGATCGAGCCCACCAGCATGGCCGCCGTCATGCTCGGCGACCCGGAACAGGTGGTCGCCTGGCTGGCCGGGCACGACCTCGAAGCGGCCAACCGCAACGGCGCTGGCCAGATCGTGGCCTCCGGATCGGCAGCCGCCATCGAGCGCATCGTCGCCGAACCGCTGGAAGGCACCAAGGTCAGGCCGCTCAAGGTGGCCGGGGCTTTCCACACCCGGTACATGGCGCCGGCCGAAGCCGCGCTGCGCGCGCACACCGCCGAACTCGCCGTGAACGACCCCGTGAGGCCGCTGCTCTCCAACGCGGACGGCGCCGTAGTGACCGGTGGCCGCGACTACGTCGACCGCCTCGTCACCCAGGTGACCCGACCGGTGCGCTGGGACCTGACTATGCGCGGCCTCGCCTCGCTCGGTGTCACGAGCACCGTGGAGTTGCCGCCTGCCGGTACGCTCACCGGCCTGGTGAAGCGGGAACTCAAGGGCACGGTCACGACGTTCGTCCCGCTGAAGACACCGGACAACCTGGAGGACGTGCGATGA